Part of the Aquimarina sp. MAR_2010_214 genome is shown below.
AGGTAAGAAACCTTATATATTAAAATAGATTATCAGAAAGTAGAGGTGAAAGAAATTTTATAATATTAGATTTTGAGTCCGATGTGTCTACCAATTTCTTAAACTTGATTTTTGAAGTTTTTTTAGATCTATTCTTAATCAATCTATATGGTGTGTAATTTCACTTCTTTTGATGAGAATAAACCTATCTAACTTAAAAAAACAGAGATGTCATATCCCTGTTTTTTTAAGATTATTTCACTTTTGTTATGAAGATTATTTTATAACAGTTTCTTTAAAAACTATAGTTTCAAAAGTAACTTTACCTCCTGCTTTACCGTCTTCTTCTTTAAGGTTGTTTTTAACAAGTTCTCTTCTTAAATGTATTGAAGCTTTTCCTGCTTTTAAACCCTTTAAAGCATCTTTGCTAATCACTAGTGATGTTGCTCCAACTTCAAAAGCGTTGTTAGTTCCACTAGATTCGTCTCCTTGATAAACAAGAGCTGATATCATTTCACCAGGTTTTAGAGGTTCTCCTTTCCAAGTAATTAGATTATCTTTCTTAAGGTCAAGGTTCTCGTGCCCAGATTTAAAATCGATTTTGGGAGCATCTGTTAGTTTAAAAGTATTATTGAACACCTTTTTTTCATCTTTGGCATATGTGATTTTTACATCTAATAATCCTTTTTTATTACCCCAACGGTAAAAGTAATTATCTGCGGTATTAAAACGATCATATTTTGTTCCATTAAATTTTACACTTGATTTACCTTTAAGTTCAAGTCTTACTCCTTTTTTATCAATTCTTCTAAAAGTAGCCTTGGCTACAGTTTCTTTCTTTGTGATATTGTACCTAACAAGATAGTCTTGAAAGATCGAAGTTTCTGGTGATACCTCGTCAGAATTCTTTTTTTCACACCCTGTGAAAATAGCACTTCCTGCTATAGCTGTACAGATAAAGATTTTTTTAATTAATTTCATTTTTTTAGATTTAATTGTTAATATTTAATTGTTAAAAACGGAAGTCGATCCCTATATTCACAAAACCATTGTAGCCATAGCCTGCTTCAACAAAACCTCCTATTTTTTTCCCTATTCTAAGTCCAACAGGATTGACCTGAAAAGCAAATCCATATTCTGAATTTGTGTTTTTATTAATTTTATAATGTAAGCTCGTAATACCGGCAGAAGCATTACTATACAATTCTAAAAAGTCATTTTTTACGAAGACATATTCAAACTGTGGCATGACTGCCAAATAATGAAGATGACCAGCATTCAACTTGTTTTTATTATCACTATCTTCAAATTTTACATATGATATTCCTCCACCTATTTTAATCCTGTCGCTTAAATATCTTTGATAATTAAGATGAAGCATACCAAATGTTGAGATTTTAGAATCATACCCTTTGTTATCCAAAGAAGAAATTAGGATCCCAGAAAAATCATGAACTAATTTCAATGGTATTGCGTCACTGATAGATAATCTAAGCTCATTTTTCCCTAAAGAAGAATCTTGAGCTTTTAGTTCATTAAATCCTATAACACTTATAAAAATGCTTAGAAATAAGATTGAATTAATTTTTACTTTTTTCATTATAATTAGGTTTAGTTTTTATGCGTATTCAGTACTAACACGAAATAATTTTGAATACCCCTATTTTTATTTTTCTTTTTTCTTTCTTTTGTATTTTATTTTGTTAATTGTGCAGAATGAAAGAGAGAATATTATATGATAGCTTTAGGAAATTATTTGAAAAGCATTACGCTGAATTATGCTCATTGGCCTATAATTATCTTAAAGACACCGAAAGGAGTAAGGATATAGTTCAAGAAGTATTTATTAAGGTATGGGAAAAGAAAAAAGATTTAGTACAGGAGTCCAATGCTCATTATTATCTTTTCACAGCAGTAAAGAACAATTGTATCGATGTGCTTAGAAAGCATAAGTATACACTCTCTCTAAGTGATGATGCTGTAGCAAACAAAGTAGCGGATGAAGAAACTGATACTATAGAAAAAAAACAGAATGAACCAACGACACAAGAGTTTATTCAAAAAGCCTTAGATGAGTTACCCCCAAAATGTAGAGTTATATTTATGATGAGTAGACTAGATGCTATGACCTATCAACAAATAGCAGACAAACTAGAGATATCTGTAAAAACTGTAGAAAATCAGATGGGTAAGGCGATACGGATAATGCGAGAATATATTAAAAGGCATGATATACCAACAATATTAATTCTTATTGTTAAATCTATGTTGAAAGAGAATAGGGGTTTTTTAATATAAAACGTGTTAATTATTGATGGGAGATATAAATAAAATACTTGCAAAGCATTTTTCAGACCAACTTACGGTAGATGAAGAATCAGTATTGACCCAATGGAAAAAAGAAAATCCAGAAGAATTCTTAAAACTGGAATCCATATGGAAAAATACTAAGATAACAGACCATAAAAACTTATTTGATGTTACAGAGGCTTGGACAGTGCTAGACGAGAAATTAAATAAAGAAAGCCAACCTAAGGTAAGAAAACTGAATACGTTTAGTATAAAAAACTGGAGAATAGCGGCTTCCTTTGCAGTGTTGATCGGGTTATCAATTTCTATGTTATGGTTTTTAGATCCTAATATAACAATGCAGACGTCTCAATCGGTAAAAACAATAGTGCTGCCCGATGGATCAAAGGTCACGTTAAATAAAAACTCAGAATTAAGCTATCCTAAAAAGTTTGATGACTCTAAAAGAGTATTATCTCTTACAGGAGAAGCTTTTTTTGAAGTTACTCCGGATGCTAATAAACCATTTGAGGTATCTGCTAATAATGTATTAGTAACGGTTTTGGGCACCTCATTCAATGTAAGATCTAAAGATGATAATTATACCGAAGTCGTTGTTGAAACCGGAAAAGTTTCAGTCGACACCAAAACCGATGGAACCCAAAAAATAATACTCACCCCTGGGGAGAAAGGAATTTATAAGAATTCGCAATTAGGTAAGGAAAATAATAAGGATAAAAATTTTATAGCCTGGAAAACAGGTATCTTTGTGTTTGAAAATGAGCCTCTTAACAAAATTATAATACGATTGGCAGAATTTTATGATGCTTCTGTTGTTGTTGAAGGTAATGTATCTCAGTGCTTTGCTTCTGTTGTATTTGAGAATCAAACATTAAATGAATGTCTTAAAGAATTACAACTGCTTTTTGGTTTTGAGATTCATCATGAAGAAAATAATGTCATTAAGCTAAAGGAAATAACTTGTAAGTGATAAAAAAACGAAATTGGATTATTGTAATCCTTTTATTATGTTTCATAGGTAGTTATGCTCAGAGTGACCCAGATATTTTATTAAGGGAAATTTATGTAAGCAACCAAGAGACTAATGCTTTAGAAATACTTCAATTAATAAAAAAGGCGAATATAAAATTAGCGTATAGCTCAAATGATACTGATTTAGATAGAGAAGTATTGTTAAACAAAAATAAGTATACAGTAAAAGAACTTTTAGGTTTAATTATAGCAGATAGTGACCTTAGGATAGTTGAAAGAAAAGGAAAAATACTACTAACATCTCAGCCCATCCATTCTTCTAATAAAAATACAATTAGTGGTTTTGTAAAAGATGCAGATTCAAATGAAGTACTGATAGGAGCAACTATATATATACCAGGTACTGGTAAAGGGGTGGTTACCAATTTTTTTGGTTTTTATAGTTTAAGTCTTCCTAATGATAATTATGAGCTAGAGACTAGCTTTGTTGGCTTTAAAAAACAAAAAATAAAAGCAGATTTAACAAGTGGTGATCTAAAACATAATTTCTATTTGAACGCAGACTATCAATTAGATCCCGTTACACTCATTTCTGATTACGATACAAAAAAGTTACATAATAAAAGCAATAAACGTATTACCAAAGAAGAGATAGATAATGTTCCTGTTTTATTAGGAGAGAGTGATCCACTTAAGGTATTAAAATTGGCTGCAGGGGTATCAGGAGGTGTAGGTAGTTCAACATTACTGAATGTTAGAGGTGGTAATTCTGATGAAAATCTGGTTTTACTCGATGGCATACCTGTATATAATTATAATCATTTAAGTGGTATAGTTTCTATATTTAATACTCATGCAATTAAGCATGTCGATTTTTATAAGGGGCAGTTTCCTGCTCAATATAATGGAAGATTGTCCTCTGTGATCGATGTCCGCACCAAAGATGGACATATGAAAGCATATCATGGTAATCTAAGTTTAAGCCCATTGACTTTTTCAGGATCTTTAGAAGGTCCTATTCAAAAGAATAAATCTTCTTTTGTTTCCAATTTTAGAAGAAGTTCTGTGGATTTAATTAATAATTTAGGATCCGAAGGTTTAGGCTATTATTTCTACGATTATAATTTTAAAGCCAATTATTTATTTGGCAATTCAGACAGGATTTACCTTAGTGTTTATATAGGCAAAGACAATTTGAAAGTGAAAAAATCTGAACTTTTTGATAATCTTAGATTAAATTGGGGTAATCAACTTGTTTCTTTTAAATGGAACCATGTTTATAATGCTCGCGTATTTCAGCATTCGAGTTTAACGTATAGTAATTTTGAAAATAATTTTTTGGGTAATTTATTTGAGAATGGCTCTAGTGAAGATGAATCCAATATCAATTCTAAATTAGGTAATCAAATTAGGGATTTCAGTTTAAATACAGAAATAGAATACTATGCTTCAGAAAAAATTAAAACTAATTTTGGGGTTAACCTTAAATTTCTACGATTTGACCAATCATATTCTAGATTTAAATTAAGTGAAGTTTTAGCATCTAATCAAGAAAGAAACAAGTCTATGAATTTTGATGTTTATATAGAAAATAGGATCAAAATAAACAACAAATTTCTAGTAAAAACTGGTGTTAATATGACCAACTATTTTTTATCTTCAAAAGTTTATAATTATTTTTTACCTCGATTATCGATTTACTATACTCCGGGCACAAAAAATACTTTTTTTGGTTCATTTTCATCGGTTTCGCAGTTTAATCATGAAATTACTTCTGGATCTTATTCTTTGCCTAATGAATTACGAGCACCAAGTACAAAAAAGATACCTCCTAAGCGATCAACAACTTTTGAAATAGGGTATAACTATGATTTCAACAAAAAGGATAAATTAAGCGTACAGGCATATTACAAAGAAATAGAAGGTGTACTAATTTATCGTCCCGGTCAGAATATATTTAATAATAACCTGGCATTAAATTGGGAAGATCGAATAGTTTATGGAAAAGGCACCCGAAAAGGGGTAGAGCTCGAAATCACTAAGCATCTGGGAGAAAAAGTAAAATTGACGACTTCTTATACACTTTCTAAGGCCGATAATAGGTTTGATAACATCAATCAAGGTAACCCATTTCCTTCTGCATTTGATTATAGACATGTTTCGAGTACTTCTGTTAATATGAACTTTATTAAAAATATATCTATCACTTCAGTATTTAACTATAGTACAGGAAAACGAATAGGCATTCCTATATACAGCTACACAGATTTTGATACTGCAATAGATGTTAATAACTCAAATGAGTCTTTAACCCTTCTGGCGCCTTCACCTAACTCACACCAATTATCAGATAACTATAGTTTTGATATTGGGGCTACCTATAAAAAGAAGTATAAAAACAATCATGTTCTAAATCTAGGTGCCGGTATTTACAATCTTTTTAGTAATGCCCCACCATTATTATCCTATGCAACATTAAGTGAAAACAATGATAAGATAGAGTTGATACAAATAAAATTGGCAAAAATAATTCCTTATCTAAGTATTTCTTATAAATTCTAATAAAAATGAGAACACATCTTTTAATACCGATTACCATATTTCTATTCCTAATGAATTCTTGTAAGGAAGAATCTATTGAGCTTCCAGTATTTGAAAAAGAGAACAAAATTGCATTAATTGGAGAGCTAAATCAAACAGATCCTACTCAGATTGTCTTGGCAGAGGCCGGAAATTTAACAACTGGCTCCCCGATAAAGGTAATTAAAGAAGGTAAGGTTGTTATACTAGACACCGAAGATAAAATAGTAGATGAATTATACTATGATAAAGAAACAAAAAAATGGAAATCAATAGGATTAAATCAAATAAAAGCAGGTTTAAGGTATAAAATTAGTGCTCAATTAGATAAACAAGTAATAACATCAAGTACTTTAGTACCGAAACCTATTGATGTAACAATTACAAAAGTTACAAAAGAAGTATCAGAAGTTTTTATCGAAATAAATATAGAGAACCCTAATGAGATATCTGTTTCTTGTACAATTGCGATACTATCAAAGATAAAATCTATTAATGATCCATTTCCTACGGATGGGTATTCAAGAACTCCTATATATACAAATGATGAGGAAACAGATAACTATCGATTTAATGAGTTTACCCCTCCGTTTAATAAAGTGTTTTTGCAGGTAAAAGAAAAAGCTAAAAAAAGAATACGTATTTCTGTTAAAAAGAATGATTTAGATACTGAATTTGATGATTATTTTCTTTGGGTTAAGTCTATGGAAAAAAACTATTATAAATATTTGTATGATTATGAAATACAAAAACAAGTACTTACATACGCAAACCTACCACAGTTAAATAGTAATATTACTGAAGGAGTAGGGTTTTGGGGAGGATGTTTTAAAAGTTCTCAAAAAATAACATTTTGAAACCATTAAGGGACGGACCTTATGATGCGTTCAAACTAAAGAGGTGTTTTTATAATTGTTTGAGAGCTTGCTCTACACTTTGAACAGGTAGTTTACAAGCTCCTTCCTGGCAGACATAAATAAAAGTTTCATTTTCTATATACTTGTCTTTAAATACAGGAAGTGTACTTTCTTGAGTACTTGCCACAACGATAGCATTCGGGATATAATAAGAATTAAAAATATCAGCTATTGAATCTGCCTTTTTTCCAACAATTACAATCTCATAAAAAGGATAAACAGTATGAAGCTGCAAAGCACTCCACTTAGAAAAATCTTTCGCATTGTCCTTTAAATAATCTGTCATAGAAGATAACATGTGCTTTGATTTTTTTGTGAGCTTGTTATCATAATTTAGAATTCCTAGTTTTTTCAAATTATGACCCATAACTGCATTTGGTGATGGGATCACCCCATCATCAACTTTAATTAGTGTAGAGATCAATTTACTTTCTTTGGTATATTTAAACATCTTAGTAACCGAATCTGCAAAGTGTGTATTAGCAATGGTATGTAAAGTATTTGCACGATCCAGGTATTTCGTTTCCAGAGTTACACTATATAAATTAATAGTTGCATCAATAAGAAAAGCATAATCTTCTATAAAACCTTCCTGCTGCTTATCACCTTTTTTAAAAGTATGAACCAGAAAATCGTTTCTGGTATTGTTTTTATTAATAAAGTCAGAAAGTGTGATGGCTTTGGTTAAATATTCTTTATTTCCGAAAGCTTTGTATGCATCAATAAACCCATTAATCAATAAGGCATTCCAAGAAGTAATCACTTTATCATCAATGGCAGGAGATATTCTTTTCTGTCTTTCGTTAAAAAGTAACTGTTGCCATTTAGTTTTTAGAAGAGACAACTTCTCTGGTAAAATATTATTTTGAGCACTAAATATACTGTCGTTAGTAGACTGCTTTATAATGAAAGAAACTTCTTTTTCTGAATCATCAGAAGCTCCTAAATCATAATATGTAGAAAAAAGAGAATAATCATCTTTTAAAATATGTTGTAACTCTTCTTCTTTCCATTGATAATAGCTTCCCTCTTTACCTTCACTATCGGCGTCTATTGCCGAGTAGTATCCACCATGCTGACCTTTCATTTCATGTTCTAAGAAATTAATGGTCTCTTTTACGATGGTTTTATATCGTGCTTTTTTGAAGATTTTGTAGGCTTTAGAATAGAGGGTGATCAATTGAGCGTTGGTGTAGAGCATTTTTTCAAAATGAGGAACTTTCCAATATGGATCTGTACTATATCTATAAAAACCACCTCCTATATGATCATAAATACCGCCAGATGCAATTCTGTCTAATGTATTTTCAACGTGATTTTTGATCGTATCATTACCTGTTAATTTTGCATAATCCATAAGGAACTCCAAACTATGAGCCTTGATGAATTTTTGATTCCCGAGATCTCCTCCCCATTCAAGATCCCATTTTTTTTGCCATTTTTTCACACTTAAATTAAGAGCGTCTTTTGACAAAAGTGAACTGTCATTTTTGGGTTCGATTACATTGGTCGCATGTATACCCGACGCAATTTTATCGGCATAATCCCTTAGTTTTTGAGGATCAGTTTGATATAAGTTAATGATTTTGTCTAGCACTTCTTTCCACTGTTCATTGGTGTGATAAGTACCTCCATATACCGGTTTTCCATTCGGAAGAATAATAACATTAAGAGGCCATCCGCCACTGCCTTGCATTAATTGAACAGCAGTCATGTACACATGATCCAAGTCAGGGCGTTCTTCTCTATCAACTTTGATATTTATAAAATGCTCATTCATTATCTGAGCGATATTTTCGTCTGCAAATGTTTCTTTTTCCATAAC
Proteins encoded:
- a CDS encoding DUF4249 family protein, with the protein product MRTHLLIPITIFLFLMNSCKEESIELPVFEKENKIALIGELNQTDPTQIVLAEAGNLTTGSPIKVIKEGKVVILDTEDKIVDELYYDKETKKWKSIGLNQIKAGLRYKISAQLDKQVITSSTLVPKPIDVTITKVTKEVSEVFIEINIENPNEISVSCTIAILSKIKSINDPFPTDGYSRTPIYTNDEETDNYRFNEFTPPFNKVFLQVKEKAKKRIRISVKKNDLDTEFDDYFLWVKSMEKNYYKYLYDYEIQKQVLTYANLPQLNSNITEGVGFWGGCFKSSQKITF
- a CDS encoding RNA polymerase sigma-70 factor → MKERILYDSFRKLFEKHYAELCSLAYNYLKDTERSKDIVQEVFIKVWEKKKDLVQESNAHYYLFTAVKNNCIDVLRKHKYTLSLSDDAVANKVADEETDTIEKKQNEPTTQEFIQKALDELPPKCRVIFMMSRLDAMTYQQIADKLEISVKTVENQMGKAIRIMREYIKRHDIPTILILIVKSMLKENRGFLI
- a CDS encoding TonB-dependent receptor, whose amino-acid sequence is MIKKRNWIIVILLLCFIGSYAQSDPDILLREIYVSNQETNALEILQLIKKANIKLAYSSNDTDLDREVLLNKNKYTVKELLGLIIADSDLRIVERKGKILLTSQPIHSSNKNTISGFVKDADSNEVLIGATIYIPGTGKGVVTNFFGFYSLSLPNDNYELETSFVGFKKQKIKADLTSGDLKHNFYLNADYQLDPVTLISDYDTKKLHNKSNKRITKEEIDNVPVLLGESDPLKVLKLAAGVSGGVGSSTLLNVRGGNSDENLVLLDGIPVYNYNHLSGIVSIFNTHAIKHVDFYKGQFPAQYNGRLSSVIDVRTKDGHMKAYHGNLSLSPLTFSGSLEGPIQKNKSSFVSNFRRSSVDLINNLGSEGLGYYFYDYNFKANYLFGNSDRIYLSVYIGKDNLKVKKSELFDNLRLNWGNQLVSFKWNHVYNARVFQHSSLTYSNFENNFLGNLFENGSSEDESNINSKLGNQIRDFSLNTEIEYYASEKIKTNFGVNLKFLRFDQSYSRFKLSEVLASNQERNKSMNFDVYIENRIKINNKFLVKTGVNMTNYFLSSKVYNYFLPRLSIYYTPGTKNTFFGSFSSVSQFNHEITSGSYSLPNELRAPSTKKIPPKRSTTFEIGYNYDFNKKDKLSVQAYYKEIEGVLIYRPGQNIFNNNLALNWEDRIVYGKGTRKGVELEITKHLGEKVKLTTSYTLSKADNRFDNINQGNPFPSAFDYRHVSSTSVNMNFIKNISITSVFNYSTGKRIGIPIYSYTDFDTAIDVNNSNESLTLLAPSPNSHQLSDNYSFDIGATYKKKYKNNHVLNLGAGIYNLFSNAPPLLSYATLSENNDKIELIQIKLAKIIPYLSISYKF
- a CDS encoding thioredoxin domain-containing protein — translated: MKIFYKLLYFGLNIPFCNEMLNTSRILKFTFFTSLLFIFGCKDTPSKNDHAYTNKLIDETSPYLLQHAHNPVDWRPWSDSTLEEAATTNKLLVVSIGYSSCHWCHVMEKETFADENIAQIMNEHFINIKVDREERPDLDHVYMTAVQLMQGSGGWPLNVIILPNGKPVYGGTYHTNEQWKEVLDKIINLYQTDPQKLRDYADKIASGIHATNVIEPKNDSSLLSKDALNLSVKKWQKKWDLEWGGDLGNQKFIKAHSLEFLMDYAKLTGNDTIKNHVENTLDRIASGGIYDHIGGGFYRYSTDPYWKVPHFEKMLYTNAQLITLYSKAYKIFKKARYKTIVKETINFLEHEMKGQHGGYYSAIDADSEGKEGSYYQWKEEELQHILKDDYSLFSTYYDLGASDDSEKEVSFIIKQSTNDSIFSAQNNILPEKLSLLKTKWQQLLFNERQKRISPAIDDKVITSWNALLINGFIDAYKAFGNKEYLTKAITLSDFINKNNTRNDFLVHTFKKGDKQQEGFIEDYAFLIDATINLYSVTLETKYLDRANTLHTIANTHFADSVTKMFKYTKESKLISTLIKVDDGVIPSPNAVMGHNLKKLGILNYDNKLTKKSKHMLSSMTDYLKDNAKDFSKWSALQLHTVYPFYEIVIVGKKADSIADIFNSYYIPNAIVVASTQESTLPVFKDKYIENETFIYVCQEGACKLPVQSVEQALKQL
- a CDS encoding FecR family protein is translated as MGDINKILAKHFSDQLTVDEESVLTQWKKENPEEFLKLESIWKNTKITDHKNLFDVTEAWTVLDEKLNKESQPKVRKLNTFSIKNWRIAASFAVLIGLSISMLWFLDPNITMQTSQSVKTIVLPDGSKVTLNKNSELSYPKKFDDSKRVLSLTGEAFFEVTPDANKPFEVSANNVLVTVLGTSFNVRSKDDNYTEVVVETGKVSVDTKTDGTQKIILTPGEKGIYKNSQLGKENNKDKNFIAWKTGIFVFENEPLNKIIIRLAEFYDASVVVEGNVSQCFASVVFENQTLNECLKELQLLFGFEIHHEENNVIKLKEITCK